The Bacteroidales bacterium genome segment ACTTAGGTGCGAGTCCAAATGCCACAGGAAACATATTGGCATGCAGAGAGGTATGTTTTATGTCGTCTCCGTCGGTATAAAGCCCCCTATCTTCATTAAAGAGCTTTTCATTGAATGAGGCCTTTACTTTTTTTGCCCTTTCTTCAAACCACCTGGCGTCTTCTTCCTTGTCCAGCACCCCGGCTATTTTGGAAATCAGTACCAGGTTGCGGTAATGAAAAGCATTGACCACAGTGCTGACATCAGAAAATACAAACCTGTCCGTCTCCCCTTCCAGGGTTATACTTCCATGGCCGCTACGATGCTCGCTCTCATTGGCCGGGGTACCCTGAGGCCAGTCTGTTATATCCCTGAAACTGCTACCATCGTAATGTATGGTCTCCAGAAATTCCTCATCTACATAGCCTTCACGGGTATAGGGTGTGCTGAGTAGTCCGTCTTCCCTTGCCAATGGCAGCATGGCTTTGTGTTTTATTTCATCATAATATTCCTCCAGTAATGCTTTATTGGCCGTTTGCATGTAGTCAGCCCAGGCCATCAGTGGAATGTGCAGGTGCCACTCTACCGGCCAGCTTGGATTAAAGATCAAATATTTGGTGGTGTACCGCTGCACGGCATATTCCCGGTCGACACTATAGTGACTGATCTGTTGCATATAAGCATCCGCTTCATAGGGCATACGCTCACGGGCACCGTTATCAACATATAATCCGAAAAAAGGGGTAACCTGAAGTGTATGCTTACAAAGCTCCCATATTTTATTGAGATTTGAGTCGGAAGAATGGAAATATGAAGATTCCCCGTCAAAAGGATAAAGTAATACCAATTGATTGATTTCCTCTTTATCAATTGACCCTTCATAACCCTCTATTTCAACATACCGGTAACTCGTAACTTCAGGCATATGATCGGGTAGCACCTGGCTGTTGGGATAATGGGCAATTTTCCGGGGCAGTTCTAGTTTATATTCTGTTTGTCCTTCATCTAAATCCAACACATGCTTTTCATATACAATACTGCCGCCCGGACTTCGATCAACACCATTACATCCGGTGCTTTTCTCGCCAAGATGCACCACAACAGAATCAGCCCGCTGAGGATCCAGATTCAATTTTAAGGTCCCGAACGCTGCCTTTGCAAAACTGATAAAATGATTGCCTTCAGCATTTTTTGTAACGCTTTCAGGGGTTATCTCATGATAGTTGGCCCGCTGTCTGTCTTCCAGAACATGTCTTTCTTCTCCATTTTCTTCAATGGTAACCCATCGGCTCTGACCGGGCCAGTTTCTATCGACCCTGGAAAAATCACCTGTATTGAATTGTTGGGCCCCGCTGTAAGCACTCGTCTGCCCATCCTGATCCCAGG includes the following:
- a CDS encoding alpha-L-rhamnosidase, with product MTDLLKKPEDAVITNPEPRFSWIVNGESDATMQTAYQILVASDKQTIEENEGDVWDSGKVSSEESVAVPFRGKKLEEYTSYWWKVRTWDQDGQTSAYSGAQQFNTGDFSRVDRNWPGQSRWVTIEENGEERHVLEDRQRANYHEITPESVTKNAEGNHFISFAKAAFGTLKLNLDPQRADSVVVHLGEKSTGCNGVDRSPGGSIVYEKHVLDLDEGQTEYKLELPRKIAHYPNSQVLPDHMPEVTSYRYVEIEGYEGSIDKEEINQLVLLYPFDGESSYFHSSDSNLNKIWELCKHTLQVTPFFGLYVDNGARERMPYEADAYMQQISHYSVDREYAVQRYTTKYLIFNPSWPVEWHLHIPLMAWADYMQTANKALLEEYYDEIKHKAMLPLAREDGLLSTPYTREGYVDEEFLETIHYDGSSFRDITDWPQGTPANESEHRSGHGSITLEGETDRFVFSDVSTVVNAFHYRNLVLISKIAGVLDKEEDARWFEERAKKVKASFNEKLFNEDRGLYTDGDDIKHTSLHANMFPVAFGLAPKSSYPQLREFLISKGMACSPIMARYLFDALYELEAENYALRLLTNELDRSWMNMIRFGTTIVSEAWDIKYKRNMTWNQPTGATPAYIIPRKIFGIEPLEPSFRKIRIKPQPGDLEQAEIKHPTI